A section of the Macadamia integrifolia cultivar HAES 741 chromosome 9, SCU_Mint_v3, whole genome shotgun sequence genome encodes:
- the LOC122088299 gene encoding histone deacetylase 6 — protein sequence MEETSGASLPSGPDGKKRRVTYFYEPSIGDYYYGQGHPMKPHRIRMAHNLIVHYSLHRRMEINRPFPAGPDDIRRFHSDDYVEFLSSVTPETLHDHTHSRHLKRFNVGEDCPVFDGLFPFCQASAGGSIGAAVKLNRGDADIALNWAGGLHHAKKSEASGFCYVNDIVLGILELLKVHRRVLYVDIDVHHGDGVEEAFFTTDRVMTVSFHKFGDFFPGTGHLKDIGVGTGKYYALNVPLNDGMDDDSFRGLFRPIIQKVMEVYQPDAVVLQCGADSLSGDRLGCFNLSVKGHADCLRFLRSFNVPLMVLGGGGYTIRNVARCWCYETAVAVGVEPENKLPYNEYYEYFGPDYTLHVEPSSMENQNSPKDLEKMRNVLLEQLSRIMHAPSVQFQARPPDTQVPDEGEEDMDQRPKPRIWGGEDVGSESEDDENPQYDNSDVVDQSLADIGTREIKEEIEEEKEAKEENLPSAEMAEAQ from the exons ATGGAGGAGACATCAGGAGCGTCTCTGCCATCAGGGCCTGATGGTAAGAAGAGGAGGGTAACCTACTTCTACGAGCCATCAATAGGGGACTACTACTACGGCCAGGGCCACCCAATGAAGCCCCACAGAATCCGAATGGCCCACAACCTCATCGTCCACTACTCCCTCCACCGTCGGATGGAGATCAACCGTCCCTTCCCCGCCGGCCCCGATGATATCCGACGTTTCCACTCCGACGACTACGTGGAATTTCTCTCCTCCGTCACTCCTGAGACCCTCCACGACCACACCCATTCACGGCACCTCAAGCGCTTCAATGTCGGTGAAGACTGCCCAGTCTTCGACGGCCTCTTCCCTTTCTGCCAGGCCTCCGCCGGCGGTTCCATCGGCGCCGCCGTCAAGCTCAATCGCGGCGACGCAGACATTGCCCTCAACTGGGCTGGTGGATTGCATCACGCCAAGAAGAGCGAGGCCTCTGGTTTCTGTTATGTCAACGACATCGTTCTTGGTATCCTTGAGCTTCTTAAGGTCCACAGG CGGGTGTTGTATGTAGATATTGACGTCCACCATGGAGATGGAGTTGAGGAGGCATTTTTCACAACAGACAGAGTCATGACCGTTTCTTTTCATAAATTTGGGGACTTTTTTCCTGGAACAGGACATCTGAAGGATATAGGAGTTGGGACTGGGAAGTACTATGCTCTTAATGTCCCTCTAAATGATGGAATGGATGATGATAGTTTCCGGGGCCTGTTTCGGCCTATCATTCAGAAAGTCATGGAGGTTTATCAGCCAGATGCAGTAGTTCTCCAATGTGGGGCCGATTCCCTGTCAGGGGACAGGTTGGGGTGCTTTAACCTGTCAGTGAAGGGCCATGCTGACTGCCTTCGTTTCCTTAGATCCTTCAATGTTCCCTTGATGGTCTTGGGTGGGGGAGGGTATACAATCCGTAACGTTGCTCGTTGCTGGTGCTATGAG ACAGCTGTTGCCGTAGGGGTGGAACCTGAAAATAAATTGCCTTATAACGAATACTATGAATACTTTGGCCCTGATTATACTCTTCATGTCGAACCAAGCAGCATGGAGAATCAAAATTCACCAAAAGATTTGGAGAAAATGAG GAATGTGCTGTTGGAGCAACTTTCAAGAATAATGCATGCTCCTAGTGTACAATTTCAGGCACGGCCACCAGACACTCAAGTTCCAGATGAG GGAGAGGAGGACATGGATCAAAGACCAAAACCGCGCATTTGGGGTGGTGAAGATGTTGGGTCTGAATCGGAGGATGATGAAAATCCTCAATATGACAACTCCGATGTAGTTGATCAGTCTCTGGCAGACATCGGCACAAG agaaatcaaagaagaaatagaagaggaaaaagaagccaaagaagaaaatctacCCTCTGCTGAAATGGCTGAAGCTCAATAG
- the LOC122090115 gene encoding myb-related protein Hv33-like — protein sequence MGRHSCCVKQKLRKGLWSPEEDEKLFNHITRFGVGCWSSVPKQAGLQRCGKSCRLRWINYLRPDLKRGMFSQQEEDLIIGLHEVLGNRWAQIAAQLPGRTDNEIKNFWNSYLKKKLRQRGIDPNTHKPLSESEAQDEKKCREQEDFLQQSQPKKQRTLSVSIHDSSYYDPKPVFDPFPLFEFQESTINPTGLNPNFLYHHQHNQDLRPLNQNQTHLDTSSDFGFSSMPRLAASDNLTETDISDNSMTTSRGVSTGFFFNEATRESSSNSCNMNSSNTAEFQAWDSMFLFQLNGIKSEEVKIRSWEEEESRQQTESPEDFGSFPLTSLSEDLTGTSFDLFEQI from the exons ATGGGTCGCCATTCTTGTTGTGTCAAGCAGAAGCTCCGCAAAGGCTTGTGGTCCcctgaagaagatgagaaactATTCAACCACATCACTAGGTTCGGTGTTGGATGTTGGAGTTCAGTTCCTAAGCAAGCTG GATTGCAGAGGTGCGGGAAGAGTTGTAGATTGAGATGGATTAACTACCTAAGACCAGATCTCAAGAGAGGGATGTTCTCACAGCAAGAAGAGGATCTCATAATCGGTCTCCATGAGGTTCTAGGCAACAG GTGGGCTCAGATTGCAGCACAGTTACCTGGAAGAACAGATAATGAGATTAAGAACTTTTGGAATTCGTATCTGAAGAAGAAACTCAGGCAACGAGGGATTGACCCAAACACCCACAAGCCCTTGAGTGAATCTGAAGCACAAGATGAGAAGAAATGCAGAGAACAAGAAGACTTCTTGCAACAATCTCAGCCCAAAAAACAGAGAACCCTGTCAGTTTCCATTCACGATTCAAGCTACTATGATCCCAAGCCAGTCTTTGATCCCTTTCCTTTGTTTGAATTCCAAGAAAGCACAATCAATCCAACGGGACTTAATCCCAATTTTCTGTATCATCATCAACACAACCAAGATTTGAGACCTTTGAATCAGAACCAGACCCATCTGGATACGAGCTCagattttgggttttcttcGATGCCCCGTTTAGCTGCTTCTGATAATTTGACAGAGACAGATATTTCAGACAATTCTATGACCACATCGAGAGGAGTAAGTACCGGGTTCTTCTTCAACGAAGCAACAAGAGAGAGTTCTAGCAACAGCTGCAACATGAACAGTTCTAACACGGCAGAATTTCAGGCTTGGGATTCAATGTTTCTGTTTCAACTCAACGGGATAAAATCTGAAGAAGTGAAGATACGTTcatgggaggaagaagagagtcGACAACAAACAGAAAGCCCAGAAGATTTTGGTAGCTTTCCATTAACGTCACTATCTGAGGATCTAACTGGGACGAGCTTCGATCTCTTTGAGCAGATTTAG
- the LOC122089386 gene encoding crooked neck-like protein 1 encodes MASAKDSDPSLGFLTRKETEVKLPRPTRVKNKTPAPIQITAEQILREARERQEAEIRPPKQKITDSAELSDYRLRKRKEFEDLIRRVRWNVGVWIKYAQWEESQKDFARARSIWERALEVDYRNHTLWLKYAEVEMKNKFINHARNVWDRAVTLLPRVDQLWYKYIHMEEMLGNVAGARQIFERWMNWMPDQQGWLSYIKFELRYNEIERARAIFERFVRCHPRVGAWIRYAKFEMKNGEVPRARNCYERAVEKLADDEEAEQLFVAFAEFEERCKETERARCIYKFALDHIPKGRAEDLYRKFVAFEKQYGDREGIEDAIVGKRRFQYEEEVRKNPLNYDSWFDYIRLEESVGNKDRIREVYERAIANVPPAAEKRYWQRYIYLWINYALYEELDTQDMERTREVYRECLKLIPHEKFSFAKIWLLAAQFEIRQKNLKAARQILGNAIGKAPKDKIFKKYIEIELQLGNIDRCRKLYEKYLEWAPENCYAWSKYAELERSLSETERARSIFELAIAQPALDMPELLWKAYIDFNISEGEYERTRELYERLLDRTKDLKVWISYAKFEASLALQEEDKGTNMEEENDLSSLHEQKKQCLQCARRVFERAVNYFRTSAPELKEERAMLLEEWLDMERSFGTIGDESLVKNKLPKKLKKKRSIVSEDGPAGFEEYYDYLFPEETQAPNLKILEAAYKWKRQKVGSDDDS; translated from the exons ATGGCCTCTGCAAAAGATTCAGACCCCTCGTTAGGGTTTCTTACAAGAAAAGAGACAGAGGTGAAACTCCCTCGACCTACGAGGGTCAAGAACAAAACTCCTGCTCCTATTCAGATTACTGCTGAGCAAATTCTCAGGGAAGCTCGTGAACGTCAAGAAGCAGAGATCAGACCACCCAAGCAAAAGATAACCGACTCGGCTGAGCTTTCGGATTACCGTCTGCGCAAGCGCAAGGAGTTCGAAGACCTAATTCGCAGAGTCCGATGGAACGTAGGCGTGTGGATCAAGTACGCCCAATGGGAGGAATCTCAGAAGGATTTTGCTCGTGCTCGATCGATTTGGGAACGAGCATTGGAGGTCGATTATCGAAACCATACACTTTGGTTGAAGTATGCCGAagtggagatgaagaacaaattCATCAATCATGCCAGGAACGTTTGGGACCGAGCTGTTACTCTTCTCCCTCGTGTCGATCAGCTTTGGTACAAGTATATACACATGGAGGAGATGCTCGGAAATGTTGCTGGGGCTCGACAGATCTTCGAGCGCTGGATGAATTGGATGCCCGACCAGCAAGGTTGGCTCTCCTACATTAAATTCGAGCTTCGCTACAATGAGATTGAGCGAGCCAGGGCAATATTCGAAAGGTTTGTGCGGTGTCACCCCAGAGTTGGAGCTTGGATTCGGTATGCCAAATTCGAGATGAAAAATGGAGAGGTGCCTAGAGCTAGGAACTGCTATGAGAGGGCTGTTGAGAAATTGGCAGACGATGAGGAGGCTGAACAGTTGTTTGTGGCATTTGCAGAGTTTGAAGAAAGGTGCAAGGAGACGGAGAGAGCTAGGTGCATTTATAAATTTGCACTTGACCACATACCGAAGGGAAGGGCTGAGGATCTCTATAGAAAATTTGTTGCATTCGAGAAGCAGTATGGCGACAGGGAGGGGATAGAGGATGCCATTGTGGGAAAGAGGAGATTTCAGTACGAAGAAGAGGTTAGAAAGAACCCTCTTAACTATGATTCGTGGTTTGACTATATCCGTCTAGAAGAAAGTGTGGGAAATAAAGACAGGATCAGGGAAGTCTATGAGCGTGCCATTGCTAATGTTCCTCCGGCTGCAGAGAAGCGTTACTGGCAGCGGTACATTTACTTGTG GATTAATTATGCTTTATATGAGGAGCTTGACACGCAGGATATGGAGAGAACAAGAGAAGTCTACAG GGAGTGCCTTAAGCTGATTCCCCACGAGAAGTTCTCATTTGCCAAAATTTGGTTATTGGCTGCCCAATTTGAAATACGTCAGAAAAATCTGAAGGCTGCACGGCAAATACTAGGCAATGCAATTGGGAAGGCTCCCAAAGATAAG ATATTTAAGAAATATATCGAGATAGAGTTGCAGCTTGGAAATATCGATCGTTGTCGAAAACTATATGAAAAGTATTTGGAATGGGCACCAGAGAACTGCTATGCATGGAGCAAATATGCGGAGCTGGAAAGGTCATTGAGTGAGACGGAGAGGGCTAGATCTATTTTTGAGCTTGCAATAGCCCAACCTGCATTGGATATGCCAGAGTTATTGTGGAAG GCATACATTGACTTTAACATATCAGAAGGTGAATACGAAAGAACTAGGGAACTGTATGAAAGGCTTCTAGATCGAACCAAGGACTTAAAGGTGTGGATTAGTTACGCAAAGTTTGAAGCATCTCTTGCTTTGCAAGAGGAGGACAAGGGTACgaacatggaggaggagaatgATTTGTCTTCCCTTCATGAACAGAAGAAGCAGTGCCTCCAATGTGCTAGAA GGGTCTTCGAAAGGGCAGTTAACTACTTCCGAACATCAGCACCTGAACTAAAAGAGGAAAGGGCCATGCTTTTGGAGGAGTGGCTTGACATGGAGAGGAGCTTTGGTACCATTGGAGATGAAAGTCTAGTCAAGAATAAGTTACCAAAGAAGCTCAAAAAGAAGAGGTCAATTGTCTCTGAGGATGGTCCAGCTGG GTTTGAAGAGTATTACGACTACCTCTTTCCGGAGGAAACTCAGGCTCCAAATCTCAAAATCTTGGAAGCAGCCTACAAGTGGAAAAGGCAAAAAGTTGGTTCCGATGACGATTCATAG